In the genome of Thermococcus sp., the window TGAGCTTTTTGCCGTTCACGTAGATGTCGTCGCCCTTCCTGACCGTTCTTACTCCATACTCGGCCAGAACCTCGCAGAGTTTAGCTATGAAGAGCTTCTGCAGGGTTGAGGCAAAGAGGATATTAACAAGGTCGAAGACCTCGATTATGTAGTGCACCATGTCGTCGCTCTTTATCTCCTTGCTCTGACGGAGATCCTCTATGTCGATCATCTCCTCGACTTTAACGTCGCACTTCCCGCGGAAGACAACGAGCGAGTTGCCCAGAATTCCGAAGTTCCTATAGGCCCAGTGACTTTTAATTGCCGAGCCGTCGTAATCGATACGCTTATCTTTAACGACCAGCAGTTCCATGCTATCACCCCATCTTTTCGAGAAGTTCTCTGAGTTCTTCAAAAGACTTTACATCGACCCACATGTGGACGAACTCGACCTCTGGAAGGATCATCTTAACCTCGTTCACGTGAAGCTCCCTGTCGTCCACGTAGATAACGTCCTCAACATTGTAGCCTATCGAAGCCAGCTCCTCAAGGGTTCTCCTTATCATGTCGGCCTTGTTTGGGTGGCCTTCGATTTTGGGGAAGGTAAAGTAGTCCCAGAGGCTGAAACCTTCGAGAATAGGCCTCACCCTCTCCTCGACGTTCCAGCTGGCTATCGTAAGCAGGAAGCGCCAGCTCGCCCACTCAAGGAACTCACGCACACCAGGAAAAAGGTGAAGCTCTTCTCCGCAGGCATCAATTAGATAATCGTCGTGGAACTCAAAGGGAAGCACTAGACG includes:
- a CDS encoding DUF366 family protein; translation: MELLVVKDKRIDYDGSAIKSHWAYRNFGILGNSLVVFRGKCDVKVEEMIDIEDLRQSKEIKSDDMVHYIIEVFDLVNILFASTLQKLFIAKLCEVLAEYGVRTVRKGDDIYVNGKKLSISIATVSPVSVKIHIGINAEAKGIPEGVEAIGLKELGITDVEGFMEKSGKALVEEFEKVKKDSLKVRWAQ
- a CDS encoding magnesium-dependent phosphatase-1 is translated as MKLLVLDLDGTLWDHEDASRLVLPFEFHDDYLIDACGEELHLFPGVREFLEWASWRFLLTIASWNVEERVRPILEGFSLWDYFTFPKIEGHPNKADMIRRTLEELASIGYNVEDVIYVDDRELHVNEVKMILPEVEFVHMWVDVKSFEELRELLEKMG